One part of the Prochlorococcus marinus str. MIT 9313 genome encodes these proteins:
- a CDS encoding peptide chain release factor 3, with amino-acid sequence MTSLPDSTSPPIDSASSIDIDQVLEASLAEAISRRRNFAIISHPDAGKTTLTEKLLLYGGAIQQAGAVKARGEQRKVTSDWMELEKQRGISITSTVLQFDYADNTINLLDTPGHQDFSEDTYRTLAAADNAVMLEDAAKGLEPQTRKLFEVCRMRNIPIFTFINKMDRAGRDPLLLLDEIEAELELIPWAVNWPIGSGELFRGVIDRRTRNVVLFTRAERGRQASERHLHLDDPELPSLVEQELLDQALEELELLEAAGAELDLELVHAGELTPVFFGSAMTNFGVRPFLDAFLEMAQRPVARSTSEGPVDPLRPSFSGFVFKLQANMDPRHRDRVAFVRVCSGRFEKDMTVRLARTGKSIRLSRPQKLFGQERSVVDDAYPGDVIGLNNPGMFAIGDTLYTGSRVEYEGIPCFSPEIFSWLRNPNPSAFKNFRKGVNELREEGAVQILYDTDQSKRDPILAAVGQLQLDVVQHRLENEYGVQTRLEPMGFQVARWVSDGWPALDEMGRIFNCKTVQDAWQRPVLLFKNEWNLNQLLDDHPALELSAVAPVVSGVEPISL; translated from the coding sequence TTGACCTCTCTTCCCGATTCCACGAGCCCGCCGATTGATTCGGCTTCTTCAATCGATATAGATCAAGTCCTTGAGGCCTCGTTGGCTGAGGCCATTAGCCGTCGCCGCAATTTCGCGATCATTTCCCATCCAGATGCGGGGAAGACCACCCTTACAGAAAAATTGTTGCTTTACGGAGGTGCGATCCAGCAAGCAGGGGCTGTTAAAGCCCGTGGTGAGCAGCGCAAGGTGACCTCCGATTGGATGGAGTTGGAGAAGCAGCGGGGTATATCGATCACCTCCACCGTTCTGCAGTTTGATTATGCAGATAACACAATTAACCTTCTTGATACCCCCGGACACCAGGATTTTTCCGAAGACACTTATCGCACCCTGGCGGCTGCAGATAATGCAGTGATGTTGGAGGATGCAGCTAAGGGTTTAGAACCTCAGACCAGAAAATTGTTTGAGGTATGTCGCATGAGAAACATTCCAATCTTTACTTTCATAAACAAGATGGATCGTGCAGGGCGGGATCCTCTGTTGCTGTTGGATGAGATTGAAGCAGAGTTGGAGCTAATACCTTGGGCCGTGAATTGGCCTATTGGTAGTGGGGAGTTGTTTCGTGGTGTTATTGATCGTCGAACTAGAAATGTTGTTCTTTTTACAAGAGCGGAAAGGGGCCGGCAAGCCAGTGAACGCCACCTTCATCTTGACGATCCGGAATTGCCAAGCCTTGTCGAGCAGGAGCTTTTGGACCAAGCTTTGGAAGAGTTAGAGCTCTTGGAAGCAGCAGGTGCAGAGCTTGATCTGGAATTAGTCCATGCAGGCGAGTTGACACCTGTGTTTTTTGGTTCAGCAATGACCAATTTTGGGGTAAGGCCTTTCCTTGATGCCTTTCTTGAGATGGCGCAGCGTCCGGTAGCTCGTTCTACAAGTGAGGGCCCTGTTGATCCTCTGCGACCATCCTTTAGTGGCTTTGTTTTCAAATTACAGGCCAATATGGATCCTCGCCATCGTGATCGTGTCGCCTTTGTAAGGGTCTGCAGCGGACGTTTTGAAAAGGATATGACGGTGCGCCTAGCACGAACCGGTAAATCCATACGTCTATCTCGCCCACAGAAGTTATTTGGCCAAGAACGTTCGGTCGTTGATGATGCCTATCCAGGTGATGTTATTGGTCTAAATAATCCTGGTATGTTTGCGATTGGTGATACTCTGTATACAGGATCTAGAGTTGAATACGAGGGTATACCATGCTTTAGTCCTGAGATATTTAGCTGGTTACGTAACCCGAATCCTTCAGCATTTAAAAATTTTCGTAAAGGAGTTAATGAGTTAAGAGAGGAAGGTGCTGTACAAATTCTCTACGATACTGATCAGAGCAAGCGGGATCCGATTCTTGCTGCAGTAGGTCAGTTGCAGCTTGATGTTGTTCAGCATCGTTTAGAAAACGAATATGGCGTTCAGACCCGTCTTGAGCCTATGGGCTTCCAGGTGGCACGGTGGGTCAGTGATGGTTGGCCTGCTCTAGATGAGATGGGACGGATCTTTAATTGCAAGACCGTTCAGGATGCCTGGCAGCGTCCTGTTCTCTTGTTCAAGAACGAGTGGAACCTTAACCAGCTTCTTGATGATCACCCTGCGTTGGAACTTAGTGCTGTTGCGCCTGTGGTTAGTGGTGTAGAGCCGATCAGCCTTTGA
- a CDS encoding class I SAM-dependent methyltransferase codes for MPEPELMDDPLQARAYAEADFSCGDEALIQRLQEYLISLCKIPSPGSMIVDLGCGPGNICERLQRLWPEVMVLGIDGAQAMLDHALQRQKAMAAELKRLTYRCSNLSSLVNQCVDLKCSAALVVSNSLLHHLHDPNLLWQVTKYLAAPGAFVFHRDLRRPLSTKHAIALQQKHMQEAPSILIRDYLASLHAAFTLEEVQSQLVHAGLDHLHVIEVEDRYLDVFGTI; via the coding sequence TTGCCTGAGCCGGAGTTAATGGATGATCCGCTTCAGGCCAGGGCCTATGCCGAAGCAGATTTCTCCTGTGGTGATGAGGCATTAATCCAACGCTTGCAGGAGTATCTGATCAGCTTGTGCAAGATTCCTTCTCCAGGCAGCATGATCGTTGATCTTGGTTGTGGACCTGGAAATATTTGCGAGCGTCTCCAGCGGCTCTGGCCTGAAGTGATGGTGCTTGGCATCGATGGTGCTCAAGCGATGCTTGATCACGCTTTGCAACGGCAAAAAGCGATGGCCGCTGAACTTAAGCGACTGACCTATCGCTGTTCCAATCTTTCATCACTCGTGAACCAATGCGTCGATTTGAAATGTTCGGCTGCTCTCGTTGTTAGTAATAGCTTGCTTCACCACCTTCATGACCCCAATCTTTTATGGCAGGTCACTAAGTATTTAGCAGCCCCAGGTGCGTTTGTTTTTCATCGCGATTTGCGTCGACCCTTATCGACGAAACATGCTATTGCGCTTCAACAAAAACACATGCAGGAAGCACCTTCTATTTTGATTCGTGATTATTTGGCGTCTCTGCACGCAGCCTTCACCTTGGAAGAGGTGCAGTCACAGCTTGTTCATGCAGGTCTAGATCATTTGCATGTGATCGAAGTTGAGGACAGGTATCTCGACGTATTTGGCACGATCTAA
- the fldA gene encoding flavodoxin FldA, which translates to MAVGIYFATTTGKTEDIADRLHPLLNGTNTPQDLADLQDLSPLNDLDAIICGIPTWNTGADSERSGTAWDSMLEGISKLSLSGKQVAIYGLGDSSTYTENFCDAIEELHQCFKNAGATMVGYVSKDGYTFEDSKSLIGDKFCGLPLDEDSESDMTDDRLMSWAIQLKQEIPALN; encoded by the coding sequence ATGGCTGTCGGTATCTACTTTGCAACAACAACAGGTAAAACTGAGGATATTGCTGATCGGCTTCATCCTCTCCTCAATGGCACTAATACACCTCAGGATTTAGCTGATCTACAGGACTTAAGCCCGCTAAACGATTTAGATGCGATTATCTGCGGTATTCCAACATGGAACACAGGTGCAGATAGTGAACGATCTGGTACAGCGTGGGATTCCATGCTCGAAGGCATCTCCAAGCTAAGCCTTAGTGGTAAACAAGTCGCAATCTATGGGCTCGGAGACTCATCGACTTATACCGAAAACTTCTGTGATGCTATTGAAGAGCTGCATCAATGCTTCAAAAATGCAGGAGCGACAATGGTGGGATATGTCTCAAAAGATGGTTATACATTTGAAGATTCAAAGAGTTTAATAGGGGACAAGTTTTGTGGTCTACCCCTCGATGAAGACAGCGAATCAGACATGACGGATGATCGACTGATGTCATGGGCAATTCAGCTCAAGCAAGAGATACCTGCGTTAAATTAA
- a CDS encoding CPP1-like family protein, protein MASGIGSSSNPGSQDPYSILGLEPGASFESVQQAKEKRLLEVGDDLQARARVEASYDALLMSSLKERQLGKVSNAAVNASQREELQVETAARSGGSNALLTRLRNINSSTANTKSGEFWPNLSLPEGQGLTVRLVLGGLALLLVIVAPVGSTELILAVSTIALFLSQIRRGRRPLASLGWSVLLLASGLILGGLLLQAMTAIPSVTLPITGDQLEAVPTVLLLWAGALLLD, encoded by the coding sequence ATGGCCTCGGGCATCGGCTCCAGTTCGAATCCAGGGTCGCAGGATCCCTACTCCATCCTTGGTCTTGAACCAGGAGCCAGCTTCGAATCTGTGCAACAAGCAAAGGAAAAGCGGCTTTTAGAGGTAGGCGATGACCTTCAAGCCAGGGCAAGGGTTGAAGCGTCTTATGACGCTCTGCTCATGTCCAGTCTCAAGGAACGTCAGCTTGGCAAAGTGAGCAATGCTGCAGTTAATGCCTCTCAGCGAGAGGAGCTGCAGGTCGAGACAGCTGCTCGTAGTGGTGGAAGCAATGCTCTGCTTACACGTTTACGCAATATCAATTCATCAACTGCTAACACCAAATCAGGAGAATTCTGGCCGAATCTCTCTCTACCTGAAGGACAGGGCCTCACGGTTCGATTGGTCTTGGGAGGACTTGCCTTATTGCTTGTGATTGTTGCTCCTGTTGGAAGTACGGAGCTTATCCTTGCTGTATCAACAATTGCTCTGTTTCTCAGTCAGATCAGACGAGGTCGTCGCCCACTTGCATCATTGGGCTGGAGTGTTCTCTTGCTTGCTAGCGGCTTGATTCTTGGGGGACTCCTCCTGCAAGCCATGACAGCTATACCAAGCGTTACCCTGCCGATTACAGGAGACCAGCTTGAAGCGGTGCCAACAGTGTTGTTGCTTTGGGCTGGTGCA
- a CDS encoding fatty acid desaturase: MQRSDPLACWQLFSTLVPIAGLWLMVSLIGHASSPVGLKAVQFFIVLVLLVLLSSRCFALMHDCGHGSLFHSRWLNRSAGFFLGVLNAIPQHPWSRGHAYHHKHNGNWQRYRGPSALLTLAQYQSLSKINKFIYFISRHPLMLFPGGFFYLIIKPRLALILGLIEYCWSKCRQFVLGLRDDGWKSINIFRSQLLNHQSSYWYTSGELADLLANNLLVLASWFLMSRWLGVGLFWICYSLVMTASAAIFICIFFVQHNFEGSYAHGNNDWSYFTAALEGSSNLDIPLWLNWFFADISFHSIHHLCERIPNYRLKACHAHNKALLHGAKKLRIKDIPDCFAYILWDSDSNKLVTLQEANLQPV, encoded by the coding sequence TTGCAACGCAGTGACCCTTTGGCTTGTTGGCAGTTGTTCTCCACTCTTGTTCCGATCGCTGGATTATGGCTGATGGTGTCATTGATTGGGCATGCATCCTCTCCAGTTGGCCTGAAGGCCGTTCAATTTTTTATTGTTCTTGTCCTGTTGGTTTTGCTGTCGTCTCGTTGCTTTGCTTTAATGCACGATTGCGGACACGGTTCTCTTTTTCACTCCCGATGGCTCAACCGTTCAGCCGGTTTTTTTCTTGGAGTGCTGAATGCGATACCTCAACACCCTTGGTCACGAGGCCATGCCTATCATCATAAACACAATGGAAATTGGCAGCGTTATCGAGGCCCTTCAGCTTTACTAACTCTTGCTCAGTATCAATCTCTATCTAAAATCAACAAGTTTATATATTTTATAAGTCGGCATCCATTGATGTTATTTCCTGGTGGTTTCTTTTACCTCATAATTAAGCCTCGATTGGCCTTAATCCTGGGATTAATAGAATACTGTTGGTCTAAGTGCCGTCAATTTGTTTTAGGTCTTCGAGATGATGGCTGGAAAAGTATCAATATTTTTCGCTCTCAATTACTGAACCATCAGTCAAGTTATTGGTATACCTCTGGAGAATTAGCTGATCTTCTGGCAAATAACCTCTTAGTACTAGCAAGTTGGTTTTTAATGAGTCGATGGCTTGGAGTCGGTCTGTTTTGGATCTGTTATTCGTTGGTGATGACAGCTTCGGCAGCAATCTTTATTTGCATCTTTTTTGTTCAACATAATTTCGAAGGTTCCTATGCTCATGGTAATAACGACTGGAGCTATTTTACTGCTGCACTTGAAGGGAGTAGCAATTTAGATATTCCACTATGGCTTAATTGGTTTTTTGCAGATATTTCTTTTCACAGTATTCATCATCTTTGCGAGCGTATCCCTAATTATAGATTGAAGGCATGCCATGCACATAATAAAGCACTTCTGCATGGAGCAAAGAAATTACGCATTAAAGACATACCAGATTGCTTTGCTTATATTCTTTGGGACTCTGACTCCAATAAGTTAGTCACACTACAAGAGGCAAATCTACAACCAGTTTGA
- a CDS encoding spectrin repeat-containing protein, protein MSTAKIKVNAMSKSTREAIVDKLRACQTDEQLLAYDAQFNIESNTGPLYLVICEFLHNRTISRAIAAKWLRTLLEDRENKLRMVSVKT, encoded by the coding sequence ATGAGCACTGCCAAGATCAAGGTCAATGCGATGAGTAAAAGCACACGCGAAGCAATAGTCGACAAACTCAGGGCTTGTCAAACAGATGAGCAGTTACTTGCATACGATGCTCAATTCAATATTGAATCCAATACAGGCCCCTTATATCTGGTGATTTGCGAATTTCTACATAATCGCACCATCTCTCGTGCGATCGCCGCCAAGTGGCTAAGGACACTACTGGAAGACCGCGAAAATAAACTTCGAATGGTGAGTGTAAAAACCTAA
- a CDS encoding type 1 glutamine amidotransferase: MTRLFVVQHLDRETPGLFEDLAQQHGMSVHVIRVDLGEPLPSLVKGDGLLVLGGPMGVGDLHNPAFPWLEDEVLLIQQALEHQIPFVGVCLGAQLLAHACGGGVEPLLGGDPPRPLAEVGWAPITSTLEAGNQSVIRSLIQPLDVLHWHGDRIILPKNANVLASSVRCREQLFRIGPLAYGLQFHLEVEDEDVFRWIAEDNDFICAALGDNAADILRDQQQLYSSSSRPRRLKLLSDLFSELWPSQF; the protein is encoded by the coding sequence ATGACACGCCTCTTTGTTGTTCAACATTTAGACCGTGAAACTCCTGGCTTGTTTGAAGACCTTGCACAACAACACGGGATGTCAGTCCACGTCATCCGTGTGGACCTAGGGGAACCTTTGCCTTCTTTGGTTAAAGGAGATGGTTTGCTGGTCCTAGGAGGGCCGATGGGCGTAGGCGATCTGCATAACCCAGCCTTCCCATGGTTAGAGGATGAGGTTCTTTTAATTCAACAAGCCTTGGAGCATCAGATCCCTTTTGTTGGTGTCTGTCTTGGCGCACAATTACTTGCACATGCTTGTGGTGGTGGCGTTGAACCGCTGTTGGGTGGCGATCCACCGCGACCACTTGCGGAGGTCGGGTGGGCACCAATTACATCCACGCTCGAGGCAGGAAATCAGTCAGTCATCAGGTCTTTAATCCAGCCACTGGATGTTTTGCATTGGCATGGCGACAGGATAATTCTGCCTAAAAATGCCAACGTTCTTGCCAGTAGTGTTCGCTGCCGTGAGCAATTGTTCAGAATTGGCCCATTGGCTTATGGACTCCAGTTTCATCTAGAAGTCGAGGATGAAGATGTTTTTCGTTGGATTGCTGAAGACAATGATTTCATCTGTGCAGCCCTTGGCGATAACGCAGCAGATATTTTGCGTGATCAGCAGCAATTGTATAGTAGTAGCAGTAGACCTAGGCGGCTAAAGCTACTTTCAGATTTGTTTAGCGAGCTTTGGCCATCACAATTTTAG
- the nrdJ gene encoding ribonucleoside-triphosphate reductase, adenosylcobalamin-dependent, translating into MTLTSSRPEIAMTALEASGQRGDFPATAPAANPVFYRTYSRRTSSGRESWNEVSTRNLQGLQQLGKLRAEEVALMSRMQAEKKALPSGRWLWIGGTDWIERAENFSGAYNCTSTNLVDWEAFGLMMDLAMMGCGTGAVIEPHLIDQLPVVRNPIKIVGVTDIGLTAAHQRQEQTTHSIENDNVLIKVGDTRRGWVDSYQLLLELCSDERFAGRTINVSIDLSDVRPVGETLKGFGGMANPVKLKDLYTRVARLLGKAVGRRLTSVECCLLIDEAAVTIVAGNIRRSAGMRQFSAEDLAAAEAKENLWQQDAEGNWRIDPEKDALRMANHTRVYHNRPSRSIVVEAVRKQFHSGEGAIQFAPEAIARSNADLLTTQELRQEFIGIYCDQGKDEAGRWLQTNHGPIDASELEHRLGRYGLNPCGEILGADFHCNLAEIHLNQIDPCDEDGQADAFKAAALSVACLLNHRFEVPRYRQSRAWDPIVGVSFTGLFDFFVHAFGTAWLRWWENGRPDTDEGRQFKQKEASFLIRWKKIVNETVWDYCDRHELRRPSRCTTVQPAGTKSLLTGAAPGWHPPKAQRFIRRITFRKNDPVAMACMDYGYTVVPSQSDKDEQGRLLDDPFDPRCSEWLVEIPTEVSWANLPGADAVNINNFSALAQFDFYMQVQSHYTAHNTSATIELREDEIESLGEALHQAIDNSEGYISAALLARFDAHNATFPRLPFEPIDANTFERLQAEVVNRRVRSNFFEALHSYDQGELMEAGPAGCDSDKCLLPLAKPGS; encoded by the coding sequence ATGACCCTGACTTCGAGCAGACCTGAGATAGCAATGACAGCCTTAGAAGCCAGCGGACAGCGTGGTGATTTCCCTGCCACGGCTCCAGCGGCTAACCCGGTTTTTTATCGCACTTACAGCCGCCGCACCTCGTCGGGACGAGAAAGCTGGAACGAAGTCAGCACACGCAACCTCCAAGGACTGCAGCAACTCGGCAAACTCAGAGCTGAGGAGGTAGCGCTGATGTCGCGCATGCAAGCCGAGAAAAAGGCTCTCCCCTCTGGTCGTTGGCTATGGATCGGTGGAACTGATTGGATCGAAAGAGCAGAGAATTTCTCAGGTGCCTATAACTGCACATCCACCAACCTGGTGGACTGGGAAGCCTTTGGTCTAATGATGGACCTTGCGATGATGGGCTGCGGAACTGGTGCTGTCATTGAACCTCACTTGATTGATCAGCTTCCGGTGGTTCGCAACCCCATCAAAATCGTTGGCGTCACAGATATTGGCCTAACAGCAGCACATCAAAGACAAGAGCAGACAACGCACAGCATTGAAAACGACAACGTCTTGATCAAGGTTGGAGACACACGTCGTGGCTGGGTTGACAGCTATCAGTTATTACTCGAACTATGCAGCGATGAGCGCTTCGCTGGACGAACCATCAATGTGAGTATTGACCTTTCAGACGTAAGGCCAGTAGGCGAGACCCTCAAGGGCTTTGGTGGCATGGCCAATCCAGTGAAGCTGAAGGATCTTTATACCCGTGTCGCTCGACTGCTTGGTAAAGCAGTCGGCCGTCGCCTCACTTCAGTGGAGTGTTGCCTCTTAATCGACGAAGCCGCAGTAACAATCGTGGCAGGCAACATTCGCCGCAGTGCTGGCATGCGTCAGTTCTCGGCGGAAGATCTTGCGGCTGCAGAAGCCAAAGAAAATCTCTGGCAACAAGATGCCGAAGGTAATTGGCGCATCGATCCCGAAAAAGATGCGCTACGCATGGCCAATCACACCAGGGTTTACCACAACAGACCGAGCCGATCGATTGTGGTTGAAGCCGTAAGAAAACAATTCCATTCTGGAGAGGGTGCCATTCAATTCGCACCAGAGGCCATTGCTCGCTCCAATGCAGACCTGCTCACCACACAAGAATTACGCCAGGAATTCATTGGGATCTACTGCGATCAGGGAAAAGACGAAGCAGGTCGCTGGTTGCAGACCAACCACGGTCCGATCGATGCCAGCGAACTAGAGCATCGACTAGGCCGCTATGGCCTAAACCCATGCGGGGAAATTCTTGGAGCCGACTTTCACTGCAATTTGGCCGAGATCCATCTCAACCAAATCGACCCTTGCGATGAAGACGGTCAAGCCGATGCTTTCAAAGCTGCTGCTCTATCTGTTGCCTGCCTACTAAACCATCGCTTTGAAGTTCCCAGATATCGCCAAAGCCGTGCCTGGGATCCAATTGTGGGCGTGAGTTTTACTGGTTTATTTGACTTCTTCGTCCATGCCTTCGGTACTGCCTGGCTCAGATGGTGGGAAAACGGTCGACCAGACACAGATGAAGGTCGCCAATTCAAGCAAAAGGAAGCATCCTTTTTGATCCGTTGGAAAAAAATAGTCAACGAAACTGTCTGGGACTATTGCGATCGCCACGAGTTGCGTCGCCCTAGCCGTTGCACCACAGTTCAACCAGCCGGAACGAAAAGTCTGCTTACAGGAGCAGCGCCGGGATGGCATCCTCCTAAGGCCCAGCGTTTCATTCGTCGGATTACCTTCCGCAAGAATGATCCAGTGGCGATGGCATGTATGGACTACGGATACACCGTTGTGCCGTCTCAATCTGATAAAGATGAGCAGGGTCGCTTGCTGGATGATCCATTTGATCCACGCTGCAGCGAATGGTTGGTTGAAATCCCCACGGAAGTCAGCTGGGCCAACCTGCCTGGAGCCGATGCTGTCAATATCAATAACTTCTCAGCACTGGCTCAATTTGATTTCTACATGCAAGTGCAAAGCCATTACACGGCCCACAACACTTCAGCGACGATCGAACTGCGTGAGGATGAGATAGAGAGTCTGGGCGAAGCATTGCATCAGGCCATTGACAACAGTGAGGGCTACATCTCTGCTGCGCTGCTTGCTCGCTTCGATGCCCACAATGCCACCTTCCCGCGCTTGCCGTTTGAACCGATCGATGCAAACACATTCGAGCGCCTGCAAGCAGAGGTGGTTAATCGGAGGGTGAGGAGTAACTTCTTCGAAGCTCTTCACTCCTATGACCAAGGTGAACTGATGGAGGCGGGGCCGGCAGGCTGTGACTCAGACAAATGCCTACTTCCACTTGCCAAACCTGGGAGCTGA